From the genome of Candidatus Nitrosocosmicus oleophilus, one region includes:
- a CDS encoding 30S ribosomal protein S8e, producing the protein MRKSIENLGGRKLTGGRIIPNRTRRKYEIDRYPNEPTVGDTKNVIRRVRGNNVKVAFKFAEYANVNDQDTKKTTRVKIIRVNKNPANKDYTRRGVVTKGSILETELGLAKVVSRPGQDGIVNAIIIKQ; encoded by the coding sequence TCTATCGAAAATTTGGGAGGCAGAAAATTAACAGGAGGAAGAATAATTCCCAACCGAACTAGAAGGAAATATGAAATAGATAGATACCCAAACGAACCAACTGTAGGTGATACTAAGAATGTAATTCGCAGGGTTCGAGGGAATAATGTTAAAGTTGCATTTAAGTTTGCCGAATATGCAAATGTAAATGATCAAGACACCAAGAAAACAACTAGGGTCAAGATAATTAGGGTCAACAAGAATCCTGCAAATAAAGATTATACAAGAAGAGGTGTAGTTACCAAAGGTTCAATTCTAGAGACCGAATTGGGTCTAGCTAAGGTTGTTTCAAGACCCGGACAAGATGGTATTGTTAATGCAATTATCATAAAACAATAA